A stretch of Elstera cyanobacteriorum DNA encodes these proteins:
- a CDS encoding P1 family peptidase: MNQPPRARAAGLACGAGKPGPLNAITDVPGVTVGHCTRAEGAIQTGVTAIRPHSGNLYRDKPLAAAQVLNGFGKSIGLVQVAELGTLETPILLTNTLSVGTAATALVRDAIRQTPDIGRETATVNPLVFECNDGYLNDIQALAVTEADCHAALFACSEEFALGAIGAGRGMSCFGFKGGIGTASRRIRLDGRGYTLGALALCNFGRAGDLTLPDGRRIAPPKPAETVEKGSVILILATDVPLDPLQLRRVATRAGVGLARLGAFWGHGSGDIALAFTTANCVNHDEARALVPFQRLNDGKIDRLFEATADSVQEAVLDALITADAVTGFAGHHRPALREVL, translated from the coding sequence ATGAACCAGCCGCCGCGCGCCCGCGCCGCCGGTCTTGCCTGCGGGGCGGGAAAACCGGGGCCGCTTAATGCGATCACCGATGTGCCGGGCGTCACGGTCGGCCATTGCACCCGGGCCGAGGGGGCCATACAGACGGGCGTGACGGCGATCCGGCCCCACAGCGGCAATCTTTACCGCGATAAACCATTGGCGGCGGCGCAGGTACTGAATGGCTTCGGTAAGAGTATCGGGCTGGTGCAGGTGGCGGAACTCGGCACTCTCGAAACCCCGATCCTGCTGACCAATACTCTTTCGGTCGGAACGGCGGCAACGGCCTTGGTGCGCGATGCTATCCGTCAGACCCCGGATATTGGGCGGGAAACCGCGACGGTCAATCCGCTCGTTTTCGAGTGCAATGACGGCTATCTCAACGATATTCAGGCGCTTGCCGTGACCGAGGCCGATTGCCATGCGGCGCTTTTCGCGTGCTCCGAAGAATTTGCGCTCGGCGCCATAGGGGCTGGGCGGGGCATGAGCTGCTTTGGTTTTAAGGGCGGTATCGGCACGGCCTCCCGCCGCATTCGGCTGGATGGGAGGGGCTATACGCTGGGGGCGCTGGCCCTGTGCAACTTCGGGCGGGCGGGGGATCTCACCTTGCCCGACGGTCGCCGCATTGCCCCGCCGAAACCGGCAGAGACGGTGGAAAAAGGTTCCGTGATCTTGATCCTGGCGACCGATGTGCCACTCGATCCGCTGCAATTGCGCCGGGTGGCGACCCGGGCCGGGGTGGGGTTGGCGCGCCTTGGGGCGTTCTGGGGCCACGGCAGCGGCGATATTGCCCTGGCCTTCACGACGGCGAACTGCGTGAACCATGACGAGGCGCGCGCCTTGGTGCCGTTCCAGCGCCTCAACGACGGCAAGATCGACCGGCTGTTCGAAGCAACCGCCGACAGCGTTCAGGAAGCCGTGCTTGATGCGCTCATCACCGCCGACGCGGTCACGGGCTTTGCCGGACACCACCGCCCGGCCCTGCGGGAGGTGCTGTAG
- a CDS encoding polyphosphate kinase 2 family protein, with amino-acid sequence MPRLRLKNIDLSERLDSATYQKKLTQLQDKLMLIQQAYLGTRERAIIVFEGWDAAGKGGTIRCLSSVLDPRGFKVWPIAAPTPSEQAHHYLHRFWTRLPAHGEMAVFDRSWYGRVLVERIEGFAKPSEWRRAYDEINQFEALHRADGARIIKIFLHVSADVQRERFIRRIQDPLKRWKLTYEDIRNWRQRDAYEEAIEDMLDRTSTKDAPWHVVPANDKQFARVHSLKIIADVLGKGIDTTPKPVPPDLREAAREHLGIALGAKGDKP; translated from the coding sequence ATGCCCCGTCTCCGCTTAAAGAACATCGATCTGTCAGAACGGCTTGATAGCGCCACCTATCAGAAGAAGCTGACCCAGCTTCAGGATAAGCTGATGCTGATCCAGCAGGCCTATCTTGGCACGCGGGAACGGGCGATCATCGTTTTCGAAGGCTGGGACGCGGCGGGTAAGGGCGGCACCATCCGCTGCCTCTCCAGCGTGCTCGATCCGCGCGGCTTCAAGGTCTGGCCGATTGCCGCGCCCACCCCGTCCGAACAGGCGCATCATTACCTGCACCGCTTCTGGACCCGCCTGCCCGCCCACGGGGAAATGGCGGTGTTCGACCGTTCCTGGTACGGGCGCGTGCTGGTGGAGCGGATCGAAGGCTTCGCCAAACCCAGCGAATGGCGCCGCGCCTATGATGAGATCAACCAGTTCGAAGCCCTGCACCGGGCCGATGGCGCGCGCATCATCAAAATCTTCTTGCATGTTTCCGCCGATGTGCAGCGCGAGCGCTTCATCCGCCGGATCCAAGACCCGCTGAAGCGCTGGAAGCTAACCTACGAGGATATCCGCAACTGGCGCCAGCGCGATGCCTATGAGGAGGCCATCGAGGATATGCTCGACCGCACCTCGACCAAAGACGCCCCCTGGCATGTGGTGCCCGCCAACGATAAGCAGTTCGCCCGCGTCCATAGCCTAAAAATCATCGCCGACGTGCTGGGCAAGGGGATCGACACCACCCCGAAACCGGTTCCTCCCGACCTGCGGGAGGCGGCGCGAGAGCATTTGGGGATTGCGTTGGGCGCCAAAGGAGACAAACCGTAG
- a CDS encoding fibronectin type III domain-containing protein, giving the protein MASELTVEIVNDSGQTDADVYVLLTGESVSITGSEPAVVNLPQGANTSVTASVLTGLSTNASLVSPLTGQKRLIYSFDLQTIVSGRLLVSFGSAITYANNTAPTATSETCRWDKMEFGYPGSGADLTSLDFFGIPMQFEYLDAAGDVLDSATFYTSTATLLGSLLGLSGSMGNAFMPTVSGTSVDLSTFQRVLGPGTIASSATGGSPAPYPSFSGYIATLVKGQQSFTVSGTAGVGAPAPTDNAVTYSYTGSFSSDGAGGYILTLTGTTSGMPYGLYTDTSGTTSAQQLPSNLTVTLALPAASLDINIYAAPATSFTVALSSSSQQPTSLPADWQEYVANSVYATIAGDILAGLNFGYPGGTLGNDGAIWYTNPPPTPYPFAEVRATNDGYYNPYAAVLYNYSDAYGFPFSDRGGRPSPYLPQPSTATTLRITILPDVRLDQVSGVTATSPSDGQLTLTWSALTAPTGFAVTQYQIVASYFTPQPGDTPTTTPYQTVVTLPSTTTSYTFAALTPGLQYTFAITALGTGPTGGVVTSYPATISANAGGTWAAPTGSLPFNITVNWSANTSGQMPSGYSMTIGGQAYTPGPTSAPVTINGETGFNLVPISITDSSNTVIYADVYVVNLQATAGSTDGAYTVVGTPFLGTNSNPLTVAWSGQKPPQLVLGTPFAPIAGKLPGPVVLPS; this is encoded by the coding sequence ATGGCGAGCGAATTGACAGTCGAAATCGTGAACGACAGCGGCCAAACCGATGCCGACGTCTATGTGCTATTGACGGGCGAGTCGGTTTCGATCACTGGGAGCGAACCCGCTGTGGTTAATCTGCCCCAGGGCGCCAACACCTCTGTCACCGCCTCGGTTCTGACGGGGTTGAGCACCAATGCAAGTTTGGTGTCGCCGCTCACCGGGCAGAAGCGGCTTATTTACAGTTTTGATCTGCAAACCATCGTATCGGGGCGTCTGCTGGTTTCCTTCGGGTCGGCGATCACCTATGCGAATAATACGGCGCCGACGGCAACGTCCGAAACCTGCCGCTGGGACAAGATGGAGTTCGGTTATCCCGGCTCCGGCGCCGATCTGACCTCGCTCGATTTTTTCGGTATCCCGATGCAGTTCGAGTATCTCGACGCCGCTGGGGACGTGCTTGACAGTGCGACCTTCTATACCTCGACCGCAACGCTGCTGGGCAGTTTGTTGGGCCTGTCCGGCAGTATGGGCAATGCCTTTATGCCGACGGTCAGCGGTACGTCGGTCGATCTCAGTACGTTTCAGCGGGTCTTGGGGCCGGGGACAATCGCGTCGAGTGCTACCGGCGGATCGCCCGCGCCCTACCCGAGTTTTTCGGGCTATATCGCGACCTTGGTGAAGGGGCAGCAAAGCTTTACCGTCAGCGGCACCGCCGGGGTCGGCGCCCCCGCCCCGACCGACAATGCCGTGACCTATAGCTATACCGGCAGCTTCAGCAGCGACGGTGCAGGCGGCTATATTCTGACCCTGACCGGCACCACCAGTGGGATGCCCTATGGTCTTTATACCGACACCAGCGGCACGACCTCGGCCCAGCAATTACCAAGCAATCTAACCGTGACGCTGGCCCTGCCCGCCGCATCCTTGGACATCAACATCTATGCCGCACCCGCGACCAGCTTTACGGTGGCGCTGTCGAGTTCGTCGCAGCAGCCTACGAGCCTGCCTGCGGACTGGCAGGAGTATGTGGCGAACAGCGTTTACGCGACGATTGCCGGGGATATTCTTGCGGGCCTCAACTTTGGCTATCCCGGCGGCACGCTGGGGAACGATGGCGCGATTTGGTACACCAATCCGCCGCCGACGCCTTACCCGTTTGCCGAGGTCCGCGCGACGAATGATGGTTACTACAATCCCTATGCGGCGGTTCTCTATAATTATTCCGACGCTTATGGCTTTCCCTTTAGCGACCGTGGCGGGCGCCCTAGCCCCTATCTGCCGCAGCCCAGTACGGCGACGACGCTGCGCATCACGATCCTGCCCGATGTTCGGCTCGATCAAGTTTCCGGCGTGACGGCGACAAGCCCGAGTGATGGCCAACTCACCCTCACGTGGTCGGCCCTCACAGCCCCCACAGGTTTTGCCGTCACGCAGTACCAGATCGTCGCCAGCTATTTCACTCCCCAACCCGGCGACACGCCGACAACGACGCCCTATCAGACCGTGGTGACGCTGCCGTCGACAACGACGAGCTATACGTTCGCGGCGCTTACCCCCGGGCTTCAGTATACTTTCGCCATTACGGCGCTTGGAACCGGCCCGACGGGTGGGGTGGTTACGTCTTATCCGGCCACGATCAGTGCGAATGCTGGGGGCACTTGGGCGGCGCCGACCGGCAGCTTGCCGTTCAACATCACGGTCAATTGGTCGGCGAATACCAGCGGTCAAATGCCAAGCGGCTATTCCATGACCATCGGTGGCCAAGCCTATACCCCCGGGCCAACGAGCGCGCCAGTCACGATCAATGGCGAAACCGGCTTTAACCTCGTCCCGATCAGCATAACGGACAGCAGCAACACGGTGATCTACGCCGATGTCTATGTGGTGAACCTGCAAGCGACGGCCGGAAGTACGGACGGGGCCTATACGGTGGTGGGAACCCCGTTCCTCGGCACCAATAGCAACCCGCTGACTGTGGCGTGGAGTGGGCAGAAACCACCCCAGCTCGTGCTCGGCACCCCCTTCGCGCCCATCGCCGGGAAGCTGCCGGGGCCGGTGGTGCTTCCGTCGTAA
- a CDS encoding response regulator gives MSHRHILIVDDEPGIAEIIGAYLEREGYEASWLSSGAAVMPWLATVQPDLILLDVMLPEVDGLSLCRSIRATSAVPIIMVTARVDEIDRLLGLEIGADDYICKPFSPREVVARIKAVLRRNAPAGTSEPAETGLIVHADRMIALYNGTRIDLTPTEFKLLAVMAAHPGKVYSRGQLLDHLSEGYKDVFDRSIDSHVKNLRRKLAAVAPGIEFVQSVYGVGYRFERAE, from the coding sequence ATGAGCCACCGCCACATCCTGATCGTCGATGACGAACCCGGTATCGCCGAGATCATCGGCGCCTATCTGGAGCGGGAAGGGTACGAAGCCTCTTGGCTTAGCTCCGGCGCCGCCGTCATGCCCTGGCTCGCCACCGTTCAGCCCGATCTGATCTTGCTGGATGTAATGCTGCCCGAAGTCGATGGGCTTAGCCTATGCCGCAGTATCCGGGCCACCAGTGCGGTGCCGATCATTATGGTCACCGCCCGCGTCGATGAGATCGACCGGCTGCTGGGTCTCGAAATTGGCGCCGATGATTACATCTGCAAACCGTTTTCCCCGCGCGAAGTGGTGGCGCGCATCAAGGCCGTGCTGCGCCGCAATGCCCCGGCAGGCACATCAGAACCGGCGGAAACTGGGCTGATCGTCCATGCTGACCGCATGATCGCCCTCTATAACGGCACGCGCATCGACCTGACGCCGACCGAATTTAAGCTGCTGGCCGTCATGGCCGCCCACCCTGGCAAGGTCTATTCGCGCGGGCAGCTGCTGGATCACCTGAGCGAAGGCTATAAGGATGTCTTCGACCGTAGCATCGATAGCCACGTCAAGAACCTGCGGCGCAAACTGGCCGCCGTCGCGCCGGGGATCGAGTTCGTCCAATCGGTCTATGGGGTCGGCTATCGGTTCGAGCGGGCGGAGTAA
- a CDS encoding ATP-binding protein: MRLSIAHKIFLSWLGISALLIILVTVAMQTSTGRGFAGYLSKASLDRMEWLPARLEALYAKTGDWSAIREDDDRWEAIIREGNERRVIPPPPPRPARPPREGFPRDGSPGGPPPPPPPPPEERQTPHLALLDAQGLLIAGTPDGMERAARRGLHFQGKPIGELLLKSVDFPSDVERAFLADRTRDAAWVAALGMLFAMLPAYLLARHLARPIEAVAQVSRRLAAGVYDERLPTNRRDEIGDMMRAVNALAEALDQAEASRRRWMADTSHELRTPLAVLRAQIEAIQDGVHEANPRTLANLHAEVLRLEKLITDLHDLARADSTGMALHCAPLDPLEVVREALVGFRPKLTAQGLTLDDRCPPAATVRVSADADRLHQLVTNLLENSCRYTDKGGLLRLRQELSADRWTLIIEDTPPGVPPDDIARLFDRFYRAEGSRSRARGGSGLGLAICRSIAEAHGGTLDAAPSDLGGLAMILTLPSLEPPPLDADA, from the coding sequence TTGCGACTGTCTATTGCGCATAAAATCTTCCTCTCCTGGCTTGGGATCAGTGCCCTGCTGATCATCTTGGTGACGGTGGCGATGCAGACCAGCACCGGGCGGGGCTTTGCCGGATACCTCAGCAAAGCCTCGCTGGACCGGATGGAATGGCTCCCCGCCCGGCTGGAAGCGCTCTACGCCAAAACCGGCGACTGGTCGGCGATCCGCGAGGATGACGACCGCTGGGAGGCGATCATCCGCGAGGGGAACGAGCGCCGCGTCATCCCCCCGCCGCCGCCCCGCCCCGCCCGCCCGCCGCGCGAAGGCTTCCCCCGTGACGGTTCCCCGGGGGGGCCGCCCCCACCACCCCCGCCACCGCCCGAAGAGCGGCAGACGCCCCACCTCGCCTTGCTCGACGCCCAAGGCCTACTGATTGCCGGAACCCCGGACGGGATGGAGCGCGCCGCCCGCCGGGGCCTGCATTTCCAGGGCAAACCGATTGGCGAGCTCTTGCTGAAGTCGGTGGATTTCCCATCGGATGTGGAGCGCGCCTTCCTGGCCGACCGGACACGGGACGCCGCCTGGGTTGCCGCCCTCGGCATGCTGTTCGCCATGCTGCCCGCCTATCTGCTGGCCCGCCACCTCGCCCGCCCCATCGAAGCCGTGGCGCAGGTATCCCGCCGCCTTGCCGCCGGAGTCTATGATGAGCGCCTGCCGACCAACCGCCGCGACGAGATCGGCGATATGATGCGCGCGGTCAACGCCTTGGCCGAAGCGCTGGATCAGGCCGAAGCCAGCCGCCGCCGGTGGATGGCCGATACCTCCCACGAGTTGCGCACGCCGCTGGCGGTGCTGCGCGCCCAGATCGAGGCGATCCAGGACGGGGTCCACGAGGCCAACCCGCGCACGCTGGCCAATCTACACGCCGAAGTGCTGCGGCTGGAAAAACTGATTACCGACCTGCACGACCTCGCCCGCGCCGACAGCACCGGTATGGCGCTGCACTGCGCCCCCCTCGATCCGCTGGAAGTGGTGCGCGAAGCCTTGGTCGGTTTCAGGCCGAAGCTGACGGCGCAGGGGCTGACGCTCGATGACCGCTGCCCGCCTGCCGCCACCGTTCGCGTTTCCGCCGATGCCGACCGGCTGCATCAGCTCGTCACCAATCTGTTGGAAAATAGCTGCCGCTATACCGATAAAGGCGGGCTGCTGCGGCTGCGGCAAGAACTTTCCGCCGACCGCTGGACCTTGATCATCGAAGATACCCCGCCGGGCGTGCCGCCCGACGATATCGCCCGGCTGTTCGACCGGTTTTATCGGGCGGAAGGATCGCGCAGCCGGGCGCGCGGCGGGTCGGGCCTAGGGCTGGCGATCTGCCGGTCGATTGCCGAAGCCCACGGCGGCACGTTGGACGCGGCACCGTCCGACCTCGGCGGGCTGGCGATGATCCTCACGCTGCCCTCCCTCGAACCCCCGCCTTTGGATGCCGACGCATGA
- a CDS encoding putative toxin-antitoxin system toxin component, PIN family: MRLVLDTNVLIAARRSRLGASNALLRLLDAGAFTALVSVPLFLEYEAVLTRPSQLAALNVSEAAVLGFLDYLAGVVEPVQLHYLWRPQLGDITDEMVLETAINGQAAAIVTFNARHFTAAERFGIAVLWPEAILRRIG; encoded by the coding sequence ATGCGCTTGGTTCTGGATACGAATGTTCTGATCGCGGCCCGCCGCAGCCGGTTAGGGGCGTCGAATGCCCTGTTGCGATTACTCGATGCAGGTGCCTTCACGGCCTTAGTCAGCGTCCCCCTGTTTTTAGAGTATGAGGCTGTTCTGACGCGCCCCTCGCAGCTTGCGGCGCTGAATGTTTCCGAGGCGGCGGTTTTGGGATTTCTTGACTATCTCGCGGGCGTTGTTGAGCCAGTTCAGCTACACTATCTGTGGCGCCCCCAATTAGGGGATATTACCGACGAGATGGTGCTGGAAACGGCGATCAATGGCCAAGCAGCGGCGATTGTTACATTTAATGCCCGCCATTTTACGGCTGCCGAGCGGTTTGGGATCGCGGTGCTCTGGCCGGAAGCGATCCTGAGGAGGATTGGATGA
- a CDS encoding toxin-antitoxin system HicB family antitoxin → MTKANYSLRLQPSLKAAAERLAQADGTSLNHFINIAVAEKLAALETEQFFKKRAQQGERGAFLAFLEGAGSAQPEEGDRLPPHD, encoded by the coding sequence ATGACGAAAGCGAATTACTCTCTCAGGCTCCAACCGTCGCTGAAAGCAGCGGCAGAGCGGCTGGCGCAGGCGGACGGCACCAGCCTTAATCACTTCATCAATATTGCCGTCGCCGAGAAGTTGGCTGCCCTAGAAACCGAGCAGTTCTTCAAAAAGCGCGCGCAGCAGGGGGAGCGGGGGGCGTTTTTGGCTTTCTTAGAGGGGGCAGGCTCGGCCCAGCCGGAAGAGGGGGATCGGCTGCCGCCGCACGACTAA
- a CDS encoding helix-turn-helix domain-containing protein, with product MSPPHPSDLSALYDRANAYYPTLPSALTGLLRQFVRERRLLECAVSLSGIGTLTMTRSGDQVTCDWLNGTLLPPNPESAGLDSALLVDAAVRAAQWVSEPAHTSPRPRHPTRSRTLPLPYNGDRLGDLHVHWTVGDGDEALILAQAPEIAQQLAFLAKRDEAQSWAARTLGRPYGLIGLGRAARALDRFLEKAAPSRLPVLLTGEFGTETTAVAAMIHGLGPQRSGPFVQILAADPTGDPAAWLDRAAGGTLFIREVEALSPGFQSQLLHHMPSRLGQGSGYDRPPVRLIAATSVNLKDVARDGRFSRSLLSELDFLATTLPPLRERPEDLPALIGAALAQHGYGADTRITPDLLALCRAYAWPENGFELERVMARLAVMGDGGPIQRRDVQHHAPWLLPADPAPADAAAPPTDLDHWVRCAIDKDGAALNGHHAGLKRALFYLADHFARPITLDELAGQAHVSPSHLSYLFRTELQTSFKTLLGRLRLRKASELLLADQRQPITDIAMSVGFADLSHFEKSFRRHWGQSPREFRRDAGAADRH from the coding sequence ATGTCCCCCCCTCATCCCAGCGACCTTTCGGCCCTCTATGACCGTGCCAACGCCTATTACCCCACTCTCCCGAGCGCCCTGACCGGGCTGCTGCGCCAGTTTGTACGGGAACGGCGGCTGCTGGAATGCGCGGTCAGCCTAAGCGGTATCGGGACGCTGACAATGACCCGGTCGGGCGATCAAGTTACCTGCGATTGGCTGAATGGCACCCTCCTCCCCCCCAACCCGGAGTCGGCCGGGCTCGATAGCGCCCTCCTGGTCGATGCCGCCGTGCGGGCCGCGCAATGGGTGTCGGAGCCCGCCCATACCAGTCCTCGTCCCCGCCACCCCACCCGTAGCCGCACGCTACCGCTGCCCTATAATGGCGACCGTCTCGGCGATCTTCATGTGCATTGGACGGTGGGTGACGGGGACGAAGCCTTGATTCTCGCGCAAGCACCAGAGATAGCCCAGCAGTTGGCCTTTCTCGCCAAGCGCGACGAGGCCCAAAGCTGGGCTGCTCGCACCCTCGGCCGACCTTATGGGTTGATCGGCTTGGGTAGGGCCGCCCGCGCGCTGGATCGTTTTCTCGAAAAAGCCGCGCCGAGCCGCCTGCCCGTGCTGCTGACCGGCGAGTTTGGCACGGAAACCACCGCCGTCGCCGCGATGATCCACGGGCTGGGGCCGCAGCGTAGCGGTCCCTTCGTGCAAATCCTGGCCGCTGATCCGACCGGCGACCCCGCCGCTTGGCTAGACCGCGCCGCCGGGGGAACGTTGTTTATCCGCGAGGTGGAAGCCCTATCGCCGGGGTTTCAAAGCCAACTGCTGCACCATATGCCGTCGCGGCTGGGACAGGGGTCGGGGTACGACCGCCCGCCCGTTCGGCTGATCGCGGCGACCTCGGTCAACCTCAAAGACGTGGCGCGCGATGGGCGCTTTTCGCGCTCGTTGCTGTCAGAGTTGGATTTTCTCGCGACAACGCTGCCGCCGTTACGGGAGCGCCCCGAAGATCTACCCGCCCTGATCGGTGCCGCCCTTGCCCAGCATGGCTATGGCGCCGACACCCGCATCACGCCCGATCTGCTGGCCCTGTGCCGCGCCTATGCTTGGCCGGAAAATGGTTTCGAATTGGAACGGGTCATGGCCCGGCTGGCCGTAATGGGCGATGGCGGGCCGATCCAGCGCCGCGATGTCCAGCATCACGCCCCCTGGTTGCTGCCCGCCGACCCGGCGCCAGCGGACGCCGCCGCCCCGCCGACCGACCTTGATCATTGGGTGCGCTGCGCCATCGACAAAGACGGCGCGGCCTTAAACGGGCATCATGCCGGGCTGAAACGCGCCCTCTTCTATCTCGCCGATCATTTCGCCCGGCCCATTACGTTGGATGAACTCGCAGGGCAGGCCCACGTTAGCCCGTCGCACCTCAGCTATCTTTTCCGCACGGAGTTGCAGACCTCGTTCAAAACCCTGCTGGGCCGGTTGCGGCTACGCAAAGCCAGCGAACTATTGCTGGCCGATCAGCGCCAACCAATCACCGATATCGCCATGAGCGTCGGTTTCGCCGACCTTAGCCATTTCGAGAAAAGTTTTCGCCGCCACTGGGGCCAAAGCCCGCGGGAGTTCCGGCGCGATGCGGGGGCAGCGGACCGGCATTAG